In one uncultured Methanoregula sp. genomic region, the following are encoded:
- a CDS encoding PH domain-containing protein, producing MPDSSVTPECSLSGESPAGKGSDCGDSVSHVDPGPATPPETASATEGPVSPDNNEDLVLLTTHPDPRSFIYKYVLACFPIVLVILCIFIRSLLGGVTQALIPGIPGSFSMVVPTVTSFANLAVYLVAPVGIFVIVAGIGWTLRFTELWTSTLITLLLSIVVGMLIMSGTGIPLISERYVSGVLHWIAYLVQPFCLLSAVMILGWTEKFRRSITYTLLKENLVIRGGVWKHQEHLIPHHQIARVVLEQDFFGRMFNYGTVIPQSISRWGAETSLRGVGSSGQKDNIGAMIGFAKGREEASRYPLDCFFGIPDPRIAQELMKQLMLRPASREEEQVMYLKQIRDKM from the coding sequence ATGCCCGACAGCAGTGTAACCCCTGAATGCAGTCTTTCTGGTGAAAGTCCTGCAGGGAAAGGTTCCGATTGCGGCGATAGCGTTTCGCACGTAGATCCGGGTCCGGCTACCCCGCCGGAAACTGCATCTGCAACGGAAGGTCCGGTGAGTCCTGATAATAATGAGGATCTGGTTCTTCTCACAACTCACCCGGACCCCCGCAGTTTTATCTATAAATATGTCCTGGCATGTTTCCCCATCGTCCTGGTCATTCTCTGTATATTTATCCGATCACTTCTTGGGGGAGTAACGCAGGCACTCATTCCCGGAATACCCGGTTCATTCAGCATGGTGGTCCCGACAGTTACCAGCTTTGCCAACCTCGCCGTCTATCTTGTTGCACCTGTTGGGATTTTTGTGATAGTTGCCGGAATCGGATGGACATTGCGTTTTACCGAGCTCTGGACAAGTACGCTCATTACCCTGCTATTGAGTATTGTCGTTGGCATGCTCATTATGAGTGGCACCGGCATTCCCCTCATTTCGGAACGCTACGTATCGGGCGTACTTCACTGGATAGCATACCTGGTTCAGCCATTCTGCCTTCTCTCTGCCGTCATGATACTTGGCTGGACGGAAAAATTCCGTCGGAGTATTACCTATACGCTCCTCAAAGAGAATCTTGTAATCCGCGGTGGTGTCTGGAAACACCAGGAGCATCTGATCCCACACCACCAGATTGCACGGGTTGTCCTGGAACAGGACTTTTTTGGCCGGATGTTCAATTACGGGACGGTCATTCCCCAGAGTATCTCCCGGTGGGGCGCCGAAACTTCCCTGCGGGGAGTTGGTTCCAGCGGACAAAAAGATAATATCGGGGCAATGATAGGTTTTGCAAAAGGCAGAGAGGAAGCATCCCGTTATCCCCTGGATTGTTTCTTTGGGATTCCGGATCCCAGGATAGCGCAGGAGCTCATGAAACAACTTATGCTCCGTCCAGCATCGCGGGAAGAAGAACAGGTTATGTACTTAAAACAGATCCGTGATAAAATGTAA